In Eretmochelys imbricata isolate rEreImb1 chromosome 14, rEreImb1.hap1, whole genome shotgun sequence, a genomic segment contains:
- the LOC144275307 gene encoding uncharacterized protein LOC144275307 isoform X2 encodes MRKPGKATGLLIDNSNVSPQMEQGEEPWVPDIQGCEEQEISGDRTVSENKEETPQQEGPKQVEPPGMLLGRAEGDVSQSREQGEACESQRRLEKHQKNQPGKGEGKPTCCGEGLEKPEDFSACQREGKGGENGDTHTVSWKSCRQSSELSVQQTIHPGERPNKCADCEKSFTQKSALVRHQRLHTGEKPYKCSDCGKSFSVSSHLITHQRLHTGERPYKCLDCGKSFSESSNFIHHRRIHTGERPYKCPDCGKCFSNNSDLTRHHRTHTGERPYECPDCRKSFSVRSHLARHQRVHAKEEELESSPLLAHQRLPSDEKLYKCPDRWRRFRDSRGLATHQRIRRGQKCYQCSDCGKSFGVSSALSEHQRIHADEKPSVCPDCGKCFLQSSGLLLHQISHAGGKPYTCEECGKHFTQRSNLQAHLKHHTAEKPHKCTQCGKSFVKRSILARHQITHTDLKPFKCSTCSKSFTQLSSLTRHERVHEAEMLSEPPDWMAEMNHTFIDSSGRAWNWAREYPAAQLWGEEAAITSPKLISDPQLTPGLANPRQGRGDLSQPLLSAADLSAKPPSSSASCQDSAGRENVSISLD; translated from the exons GATTACTCATTGACAACTCCAATGTGAGCCCTCAGatggaacaaggggaagagccatgggtccCAGATATCCAGGGCTGTGAAGAACAGGAGATTTCAG GTGACAGGACGGTGAGTGAGAACAAGGAGGAGACCCCTCAGCAGGAAGGTCCCAAGCAAGTGGAACCGCCTGGGATGTTATTGGGAAGAGCTGAAGGGGATGTTTCCCAGAGTCGTGAGCAGGGAGAAGCCTGTGAGAGTCAGCGCAGGCTGGAGAAGCATCAGAAAAACcagccagggaagggagagggaaaacCCACTTGCTGTGGAGAAGGACTCGAGAAACCAGAAGACTTCTCGGCTTGtcagagagaagggaaaggaggtgAAAATGGAGATACACACACTGTGTCTTGGAAAAGCTGTAGACAGAGTTCAGAACTTAGTGTTCAGCAGACCATCCACCCCGGAGAGAGGCCCAATAAATGCGCCGACTGTGAGAAAAGTTTTACCCAGAAATCAGCCCTTGTTAGACACCAAAGGCTGCACACGGGAGAGAAGCCCTACAAATGCAGtgactgtgggaagagcttcagcgTGAGCTCACACCTGATCACCCACCAGAGActgcacacgggagagagaccctacaagtgcctggactgtgggaaaagcttcagcgaGAGCTCAAACTTTATTCACcatcggagaatccacacaggagagagaccctataaatgcccgGACTGCGGGAAATGCTTCAGTAACAACTCAGACCTCACGAGGCACCACCGGACCCACACGGGAGAGAGGCCTTATGAGTGCCCGGACTGCAGGAAGAGCTTCAGCGTGAGGTCCCATTTAGCTAGACACCAGCGCGTGCATgcaaaggaggaggagctggaaagCTCCCCCCTTCTTGCACATCAGAGACTCCCGTCAGACGAGAAGCTCTACAAATGCCCTGACCGCTGGAGAAGGTTCAGGGACAGCAGAGGCCTTgccacacatcagagaatccgcAGAGGGCAGAAATGCTACCAGTGCTCCGACTGCGGGAAAAGTTTTGGGGTGAGCTCAGCTCTTTCTGAGCACCAGAGAATCCATGCAGATGAGAAACCCAGCGTCTGCCCGGATTGTGGGAAATGCTTTCTTCAGAGCTCAGGGCTGCTCCTCCACCAGATTAGCCATGCAGGGGGGAAGCCCTACACATGTGAAGAGTGTGGTAAACACTTCACTCAGAGATCAAATCTCCAGGCGCACCTCAAACATCACACAGCCGAGAAGCCCCATAAATGCACCCAGTGTGGGAAGAGCTTTGTCAAGCGCTCCATCCTGGCTAGGCACCAGATCACCCACACGGACCTGAAACCATTTAAATGCTCCACGTGCAGCAAAAGCTTCACTCAGCTCTCTAGCCTCACGAGGCATGAGAGGGTCCATGAGGCAGAGATGCTCTCCGAGCCCCCCGACTGGATGGCAGAAATGAACCATACATTCATCGATTCCAGTGGGCGGGCGTGGAACTGGGCTCGAGAGTACCCGGCTGCCcagctgtggggtgaggaggCAGCCATAACCAGCCCCAAACTGATCAGTGACCCTCAGCTTACGCCTGGTCTGGCAAaccccaggcagggcaggggagaccTCAGCCAGCCCCTTTTAAGTGCTGCTGACCTGTCTGCCAAGCCACCAAGCTCCTCTGCCTCCTGCCAGGACAGTGCAGGGAGGGAGAATGTCTCCATCTCCCTGGACTGA
- the LOC144275307 gene encoding uncharacterized protein LOC144275307 isoform X4: protein MEQGEEPWVPDIQGCEEQEISGDRTVSENKEETPQQEGPKQVEPPGMLLGRAEGDVSQSREQGEACESQRRLEKHQKNQPGKGEGKPTCCGEGLEKPEDFSACQREGKGGENGDTHTVSWKSCRQSSELSVQQTIHPGERPNKCADCEKSFTQKSALVRHQRLHTGEKPYKCSDCGKSFSVSSHLITHQRLHTGERPYKCLDCGKSFSESSNFIHHRRIHTGERPYKCPDCGKCFSNNSDLTRHHRTHTGERPYECPDCRKSFSVRSHLARHQRVHAKEEELESSPLLAHQRLPSDEKLYKCPDRWRRFRDSRGLATHQRIRRGQKCYQCSDCGKSFGVSSALSEHQRIHADEKPSVCPDCGKCFLQSSGLLLHQISHAGGKPYTCEECGKHFTQRSNLQAHLKHHTAEKPHKCTQCGKSFVKRSILARHQITHTDLKPFKCSTCSKSFTQLSSLTRHERVHEAEMLSEPPDWMAEMNHTFIDSSGRAWNWAREYPAAQLWGEEAAITSPKLISDPQLTPGLANPRQGRGDLSQPLLSAADLSAKPPSSSASCQDSAGRENVSISLD, encoded by the exons atggaacaaggggaagagccatgggtccCAGATATCCAGGGCTGTGAAGAACAGGAGATTTCAG GTGACAGGACGGTGAGTGAGAACAAGGAGGAGACCCCTCAGCAGGAAGGTCCCAAGCAAGTGGAACCGCCTGGGATGTTATTGGGAAGAGCTGAAGGGGATGTTTCCCAGAGTCGTGAGCAGGGAGAAGCCTGTGAGAGTCAGCGCAGGCTGGAGAAGCATCAGAAAAACcagccagggaagggagagggaaaacCCACTTGCTGTGGAGAAGGACTCGAGAAACCAGAAGACTTCTCGGCTTGtcagagagaagggaaaggaggtgAAAATGGAGATACACACACTGTGTCTTGGAAAAGCTGTAGACAGAGTTCAGAACTTAGTGTTCAGCAGACCATCCACCCCGGAGAGAGGCCCAATAAATGCGCCGACTGTGAGAAAAGTTTTACCCAGAAATCAGCCCTTGTTAGACACCAAAGGCTGCACACGGGAGAGAAGCCCTACAAATGCAGtgactgtgggaagagcttcagcgTGAGCTCACACCTGATCACCCACCAGAGActgcacacgggagagagaccctacaagtgcctggactgtgggaaaagcttcagcgaGAGCTCAAACTTTATTCACcatcggagaatccacacaggagagagaccctataaatgcccgGACTGCGGGAAATGCTTCAGTAACAACTCAGACCTCACGAGGCACCACCGGACCCACACGGGAGAGAGGCCTTATGAGTGCCCGGACTGCAGGAAGAGCTTCAGCGTGAGGTCCCATTTAGCTAGACACCAGCGCGTGCATgcaaaggaggaggagctggaaagCTCCCCCCTTCTTGCACATCAGAGACTCCCGTCAGACGAGAAGCTCTACAAATGCCCTGACCGCTGGAGAAGGTTCAGGGACAGCAGAGGCCTTgccacacatcagagaatccgcAGAGGGCAGAAATGCTACCAGTGCTCCGACTGCGGGAAAAGTTTTGGGGTGAGCTCAGCTCTTTCTGAGCACCAGAGAATCCATGCAGATGAGAAACCCAGCGTCTGCCCGGATTGTGGGAAATGCTTTCTTCAGAGCTCAGGGCTGCTCCTCCACCAGATTAGCCATGCAGGGGGGAAGCCCTACACATGTGAAGAGTGTGGTAAACACTTCACTCAGAGATCAAATCTCCAGGCGCACCTCAAACATCACACAGCCGAGAAGCCCCATAAATGCACCCAGTGTGGGAAGAGCTTTGTCAAGCGCTCCATCCTGGCTAGGCACCAGATCACCCACACGGACCTGAAACCATTTAAATGCTCCACGTGCAGCAAAAGCTTCACTCAGCTCTCTAGCCTCACGAGGCATGAGAGGGTCCATGAGGCAGAGATGCTCTCCGAGCCCCCCGACTGGATGGCAGAAATGAACCATACATTCATCGATTCCAGTGGGCGGGCGTGGAACTGGGCTCGAGAGTACCCGGCTGCCcagctgtggggtgaggaggCAGCCATAACCAGCCCCAAACTGATCAGTGACCCTCAGCTTACGCCTGGTCTGGCAAaccccaggcagggcaggggagaccTCAGCCAGCCCCTTTTAAGTGCTGCTGACCTGTCTGCCAAGCCACCAAGCTCCTCTGCCTCCTGCCAGGACAGTGCAGGGAGGGAGAATGTCTCCATCTCCCTGGACTGA
- the LOC144275307 gene encoding uncharacterized protein LOC144275307 isoform X3, with product MEQGEEPWVPDIQGCEEQEISAGDRTVSENKEETPQQEGPKQVEPPGMLLGRAEGDVSQSREQGEACESQRRLEKHQKNQPGKGEGKPTCCGEGLEKPEDFSACQREGKGGENGDTHTVSWKSCRQSSELSVQQTIHPGERPNKCADCEKSFTQKSALVRHQRLHTGEKPYKCSDCGKSFSVSSHLITHQRLHTGERPYKCLDCGKSFSESSNFIHHRRIHTGERPYKCPDCGKCFSNNSDLTRHHRTHTGERPYECPDCRKSFSVRSHLARHQRVHAKEEELESSPLLAHQRLPSDEKLYKCPDRWRRFRDSRGLATHQRIRRGQKCYQCSDCGKSFGVSSALSEHQRIHADEKPSVCPDCGKCFLQSSGLLLHQISHAGGKPYTCEECGKHFTQRSNLQAHLKHHTAEKPHKCTQCGKSFVKRSILARHQITHTDLKPFKCSTCSKSFTQLSSLTRHERVHEAEMLSEPPDWMAEMNHTFIDSSGRAWNWAREYPAAQLWGEEAAITSPKLISDPQLTPGLANPRQGRGDLSQPLLSAADLSAKPPSSSASCQDSAGRENVSISLD from the exons atggaacaaggggaagagccatgggtccCAGATATCCAGGGCTGTGAAGAACAGGAGATTTCAG CAGGTGACAGGACGGTGAGTGAGAACAAGGAGGAGACCCCTCAGCAGGAAGGTCCCAAGCAAGTGGAACCGCCTGGGATGTTATTGGGAAGAGCTGAAGGGGATGTTTCCCAGAGTCGTGAGCAGGGAGAAGCCTGTGAGAGTCAGCGCAGGCTGGAGAAGCATCAGAAAAACcagccagggaagggagagggaaaacCCACTTGCTGTGGAGAAGGACTCGAGAAACCAGAAGACTTCTCGGCTTGtcagagagaagggaaaggaggtgAAAATGGAGATACACACACTGTGTCTTGGAAAAGCTGTAGACAGAGTTCAGAACTTAGTGTTCAGCAGACCATCCACCCCGGAGAGAGGCCCAATAAATGCGCCGACTGTGAGAAAAGTTTTACCCAGAAATCAGCCCTTGTTAGACACCAAAGGCTGCACACGGGAGAGAAGCCCTACAAATGCAGtgactgtgggaagagcttcagcgTGAGCTCACACCTGATCACCCACCAGAGActgcacacgggagagagaccctacaagtgcctggactgtgggaaaagcttcagcgaGAGCTCAAACTTTATTCACcatcggagaatccacacaggagagagaccctataaatgcccgGACTGCGGGAAATGCTTCAGTAACAACTCAGACCTCACGAGGCACCACCGGACCCACACGGGAGAGAGGCCTTATGAGTGCCCGGACTGCAGGAAGAGCTTCAGCGTGAGGTCCCATTTAGCTAGACACCAGCGCGTGCATgcaaaggaggaggagctggaaagCTCCCCCCTTCTTGCACATCAGAGACTCCCGTCAGACGAGAAGCTCTACAAATGCCCTGACCGCTGGAGAAGGTTCAGGGACAGCAGAGGCCTTgccacacatcagagaatccgcAGAGGGCAGAAATGCTACCAGTGCTCCGACTGCGGGAAAAGTTTTGGGGTGAGCTCAGCTCTTTCTGAGCACCAGAGAATCCATGCAGATGAGAAACCCAGCGTCTGCCCGGATTGTGGGAAATGCTTTCTTCAGAGCTCAGGGCTGCTCCTCCACCAGATTAGCCATGCAGGGGGGAAGCCCTACACATGTGAAGAGTGTGGTAAACACTTCACTCAGAGATCAAATCTCCAGGCGCACCTCAAACATCACACAGCCGAGAAGCCCCATAAATGCACCCAGTGTGGGAAGAGCTTTGTCAAGCGCTCCATCCTGGCTAGGCACCAGATCACCCACACGGACCTGAAACCATTTAAATGCTCCACGTGCAGCAAAAGCTTCACTCAGCTCTCTAGCCTCACGAGGCATGAGAGGGTCCATGAGGCAGAGATGCTCTCCGAGCCCCCCGACTGGATGGCAGAAATGAACCATACATTCATCGATTCCAGTGGGCGGGCGTGGAACTGGGCTCGAGAGTACCCGGCTGCCcagctgtggggtgaggaggCAGCCATAACCAGCCCCAAACTGATCAGTGACCCTCAGCTTACGCCTGGTCTGGCAAaccccaggcagggcaggggagaccTCAGCCAGCCCCTTTTAAGTGCTGCTGACCTGTCTGCCAAGCCACCAAGCTCCTCTGCCTCCTGCCAGGACAGTGCAGGGAGGGAGAATGTCTCCATCTCCCTGGACTGA
- the LOC144275307 gene encoding uncharacterized protein LOC144275307 isoform X1: MRKPGKATGLLIDNSNVSPQMEQGEEPWVPDIQGCEEQEISAGDRTVSENKEETPQQEGPKQVEPPGMLLGRAEGDVSQSREQGEACESQRRLEKHQKNQPGKGEGKPTCCGEGLEKPEDFSACQREGKGGENGDTHTVSWKSCRQSSELSVQQTIHPGERPNKCADCEKSFTQKSALVRHQRLHTGEKPYKCSDCGKSFSVSSHLITHQRLHTGERPYKCLDCGKSFSESSNFIHHRRIHTGERPYKCPDCGKCFSNNSDLTRHHRTHTGERPYECPDCRKSFSVRSHLARHQRVHAKEEELESSPLLAHQRLPSDEKLYKCPDRWRRFRDSRGLATHQRIRRGQKCYQCSDCGKSFGVSSALSEHQRIHADEKPSVCPDCGKCFLQSSGLLLHQISHAGGKPYTCEECGKHFTQRSNLQAHLKHHTAEKPHKCTQCGKSFVKRSILARHQITHTDLKPFKCSTCSKSFTQLSSLTRHERVHEAEMLSEPPDWMAEMNHTFIDSSGRAWNWAREYPAAQLWGEEAAITSPKLISDPQLTPGLANPRQGRGDLSQPLLSAADLSAKPPSSSASCQDSAGRENVSISLD, translated from the exons GATTACTCATTGACAACTCCAATGTGAGCCCTCAGatggaacaaggggaagagccatgggtccCAGATATCCAGGGCTGTGAAGAACAGGAGATTTCAG CAGGTGACAGGACGGTGAGTGAGAACAAGGAGGAGACCCCTCAGCAGGAAGGTCCCAAGCAAGTGGAACCGCCTGGGATGTTATTGGGAAGAGCTGAAGGGGATGTTTCCCAGAGTCGTGAGCAGGGAGAAGCCTGTGAGAGTCAGCGCAGGCTGGAGAAGCATCAGAAAAACcagccagggaagggagagggaaaacCCACTTGCTGTGGAGAAGGACTCGAGAAACCAGAAGACTTCTCGGCTTGtcagagagaagggaaaggaggtgAAAATGGAGATACACACACTGTGTCTTGGAAAAGCTGTAGACAGAGTTCAGAACTTAGTGTTCAGCAGACCATCCACCCCGGAGAGAGGCCCAATAAATGCGCCGACTGTGAGAAAAGTTTTACCCAGAAATCAGCCCTTGTTAGACACCAAAGGCTGCACACGGGAGAGAAGCCCTACAAATGCAGtgactgtgggaagagcttcagcgTGAGCTCACACCTGATCACCCACCAGAGActgcacacgggagagagaccctacaagtgcctggactgtgggaaaagcttcagcgaGAGCTCAAACTTTATTCACcatcggagaatccacacaggagagagaccctataaatgcccgGACTGCGGGAAATGCTTCAGTAACAACTCAGACCTCACGAGGCACCACCGGACCCACACGGGAGAGAGGCCTTATGAGTGCCCGGACTGCAGGAAGAGCTTCAGCGTGAGGTCCCATTTAGCTAGACACCAGCGCGTGCATgcaaaggaggaggagctggaaagCTCCCCCCTTCTTGCACATCAGAGACTCCCGTCAGACGAGAAGCTCTACAAATGCCCTGACCGCTGGAGAAGGTTCAGGGACAGCAGAGGCCTTgccacacatcagagaatccgcAGAGGGCAGAAATGCTACCAGTGCTCCGACTGCGGGAAAAGTTTTGGGGTGAGCTCAGCTCTTTCTGAGCACCAGAGAATCCATGCAGATGAGAAACCCAGCGTCTGCCCGGATTGTGGGAAATGCTTTCTTCAGAGCTCAGGGCTGCTCCTCCACCAGATTAGCCATGCAGGGGGGAAGCCCTACACATGTGAAGAGTGTGGTAAACACTTCACTCAGAGATCAAATCTCCAGGCGCACCTCAAACATCACACAGCCGAGAAGCCCCATAAATGCACCCAGTGTGGGAAGAGCTTTGTCAAGCGCTCCATCCTGGCTAGGCACCAGATCACCCACACGGACCTGAAACCATTTAAATGCTCCACGTGCAGCAAAAGCTTCACTCAGCTCTCTAGCCTCACGAGGCATGAGAGGGTCCATGAGGCAGAGATGCTCTCCGAGCCCCCCGACTGGATGGCAGAAATGAACCATACATTCATCGATTCCAGTGGGCGGGCGTGGAACTGGGCTCGAGAGTACCCGGCTGCCcagctgtggggtgaggaggCAGCCATAACCAGCCCCAAACTGATCAGTGACCCTCAGCTTACGCCTGGTCTGGCAAaccccaggcagggcaggggagaccTCAGCCAGCCCCTTTTAAGTGCTGCTGACCTGTCTGCCAAGCCACCAAGCTCCTCTGCCTCCTGCCAGGACAGTGCAGGGAGGGAGAATGTCTCCATCTCCCTGGACTGA